The Candidatus Dadabacteria bacterium genome contains a region encoding:
- the cdaA gene encoding diadenylate cyclase CdaA, producing the protein MTDSTIQNFRFFSDSLDILIVAIIFFYVLKAIEGTRSSQILVGLVAMAVLYFASRKWGFFTLNWVLTHFLGFAILIIIILFQDDIRRGLANIGKKPLLFSFAKHAANEAMIEELGDACSFLSSRKIGALIAIERQESLRVFPGRPINTSLSSEMLITIFNPASPLHDGGVIVKDDVIVSAGCFFPISTDLELGTELGTRHRAAIKLSNETDAVVVIVSEETGKISLAADGELKRIANDKLLKPSLVSELTTENLSSIKAGQAGKA; encoded by the coding sequence ATGACAGATTCTACCATACAGAACTTTCGATTCTTTTCCGACAGTCTGGATATCCTGATCGTCGCCATAATATTTTTCTACGTACTGAAGGCCATAGAGGGAACCAGAAGCTCGCAGATCCTGGTAGGACTCGTGGCTATGGCAGTTCTTTACTTCGCCTCGAGGAAATGGGGGTTTTTCACGCTCAACTGGGTGCTTACCCACTTTCTCGGCTTCGCTATCCTCATAATAATAATTCTCTTCCAGGATGACATAAGAAGAGGGCTTGCGAACATAGGGAAAAAACCTCTTCTCTTCAGTTTCGCAAAACATGCCGCAAACGAAGCAATGATAGAAGAGCTGGGGGATGCCTGCTCTTTTCTCTCTTCAAGGAAAATCGGAGCCCTGATAGCCATTGAAAGGCAGGAGAGCCTAAGAGTGTTTCCCGGAAGACCTATTAACACCAGCTTATCAAGCGAGATGCTTATAACCATTTTCAACCCGGCGTCCCCTCTTCACGACGGAGGAGTGATAGTCAAAGACGACGTTATTGTTTCAGCCGGGTGCTTTTTCCCGATCAGTACGGACCTTGAACTGGGAACGGAGCTTGGAACAAGGCACAGGGCGGCAATAAAGCTCTCCAACGAGACTGACGCTGTCGTTGTAATCGTGTCCGAGGAAACGGGGAAGATCTCGCTGGCGGCGGACGGAGAACTTAAAAGAATCGCTAACGATAAATTGCTTAAGCCGAGTCTGGTTTCCGAACTTACCACCGAGAACCTGAGCAGCATAAAAGCAGGCCAGGCAGGAAAAGCCTGA
- the folP gene encoding dihydropteroate synthase, which yields MIKLGSKELDLSQKPLVMGIVNMTPDSFYDGGAYNDPQKALGRIASLIRDGADIIDIGGESTRPGSLGVSTEEELDRVIPVIEAASVEFDTVISVDTTKAAVAEEALGCGASMVNDISGLSFEPQVAQKVSEKGAAIVLTHTSSRPLDMQEKTQYSSLIPDIADFLLNSAQTAMEAGVPRDHIIIDPGIGFGKTTPQNLEIIRKLEEFCRLGFPVCIGTSRKSFIGEILGSPLAEQRLIGSVCSVIISMLKGISIVRVHDVLETVQAIRTVKSIYGAN from the coding sequence TTGATAAAACTCGGTTCAAAAGAACTGGATCTCAGCCAAAAACCCCTCGTCATGGGTATTGTGAACATGACTCCGGACTCCTTTTATGACGGCGGAGCGTACAACGATCCCCAAAAAGCTCTCGGGAGAATCGCCTCTTTAATCAGAGACGGGGCCGATATTATTGACATAGGAGGAGAATCCACAAGGCCGGGTTCCCTCGGCGTGAGCACGGAAGAGGAGCTTGACAGGGTTATACCGGTAATAGAGGCGGCTTCGGTGGAATTTGACACCGTAATATCCGTCGACACCACAAAAGCGGCTGTCGCCGAGGAGGCTCTTGGGTGCGGAGCCTCGATGGTAAACGATATAAGCGGACTGAGTTTCGAACCGCAGGTGGCGCAGAAAGTATCGGAGAAAGGAGCCGCAATCGTACTCACCCACACAAGTTCACGCCCGCTGGACATGCAGGAGAAAACCCAATACAGTTCGCTTATTCCCGATATAGCGGACTTTCTTTTGAATTCGGCTCAGACGGCAATGGAGGCTGGAGTGCCGCGGGACCACATAATAATTGACCCAGGCATCGGATTCGGAAAAACCACCCCGCAGAACCTCGAAATCATAAGAAAGCTCGAGGAATTCTGCCGGCTCGGGTTTCCGGTCTGCATTGGAACCTCGCGAAAATCCTTTATAGGAGAAATCCTGGGGAGTCCGCTTGCCGAGCAAAGATTGATAGGATCCGTCTGTTCAGTAATAATATCAATGCTCAAGGGTATTTCTATCGTAAGAGTTCATGATGTACTTGAGACAGTGCAGGCGATTAGGACGGTAAAGAGCATATACGGGGCTAACTAG